In Scophthalmus maximus strain ysfricsl-2021 chromosome 16, ASM2237912v1, whole genome shotgun sequence, the following proteins share a genomic window:
- the mazb gene encoding myc-associated zinc finger protein isoform X3, with translation MDAAWSNFLFQHTPTQNQVEGSLQSELMQVHASSPQTPPTEHIAQPPSTVDTAALNEDPLPVKPVSRPARVPHICAICNKQFKNNYNLRRHQSVHTGVRMKDRAREQAEGAKEGAAGQVAVSAPSVMAVGAGGRAERPTVPLSLLHLSAPPPLAPPGVLRPTNPNPNPVRKNHACETCGKAFRDVYHLNRHRLSHSDEKPFSCPICQQRFKRKDRMSHHVRSHQGGVEKPYVCPHCGKAFSRPDHLNSHVRQVHSSERPFKCPTCESSFATKDRLRAHMIRHEEKVPCHVCGKLLSAAYITDHMRVHNQSQHHVCHLCNRSFTTLTYLRVHAQKHHGQEWKDSPGGFGGTASGGILVCHLCGVHCKTPTQLQGHMGTHGNSQGAPSPITSNVASSSSVSLSNMVSAPTVYVTGNTVVDLLVTDCSSIAAPQSHS, from the exons ATGGATGCTGCTTGGAGCAATTTTCTCTTCCAG CATACTCCCACCCAAAACCAAGTGGAGGGGAGCCTCCAATCAGAGCTCATGCAAGTGCATGCGAGTTCTCCCCAAACCCCACCCACAGAGCACATAGCACAGCCTCCTTCGACTGTGGACACTGCTGCCCTCAATGAGGACCCCCTGCCCG TGAAACCTGTGTCTCGTCCGGCCCGCGTGCCCCACATCTGTGCCATATGCAACAAGCAGTTCAAGAACAACTACAACCTGCGGCGGCACCAGTCGGTCCACACTGGGGTACGCATGAAGGACAGGGCCAGAGAGCAGGCGGAGGGGGCAAAGGAGGGAGCGGCCGGCCAGGTGGCGGTGTCTGCCCCGTCGGTGATGGCGGTGGGGGCCGGAGGGAGGGCGGAGAGGCCCACTGTTCCCCTCTCCCTGCTACACCTCTCCGCGCCTCCCCCTCTCGCCCCTCCCGGCGTGCTG CGGCCCACAAATCCCAACCCAAACCCGGTGAGGAAGAACCACGCCTGCGAGACGTGTGGGAAGGCCTTCCGCGACGTTTACCACCTCAACCGCCACCGCCTGTCCCACTCGGACGAGAAGCCGTTCTCCTGTCCCATCTGCCAGCAGCGCTTCAAGAGGAAGGACCGCATGAGCCACCACGTGCGCTCCCACCAGGGCGGCGTGGAGAAACCCTACGTCTGCCCCCACTGTGGCAAGGCTTTCTCCAG GCCCGACCATCTCAACAGTCACGTCAGACAGGTGCACTCCTCAGAGCGACCTTTCAAATGCCCA ACCTGTGAGTCCAGCTTCGCCACGAAGGATCGTTTGCGTGCGCATATGATTCGCCACGAGGAGAAGGTCCCCTGCCACGTCTGTGGGAAGCTCCTGTCTGCTGCCTACATCACGGATCACATGAGGGTGCACAACCAGTCGCAGCACCACGTCTGCCATCTCTGTAACCGCA GCTTCACCACACTGACGTACCTTCGTGTCCATGCCCAGAAGCACCACGGCCAGGAGTGGAAGGACAGTCCGGGGGGCTTTGGCGGCACAGCCTCTGGTGGCATACTCGTCTGCCATTTGTGTGGCGTCCACTGCAAGACACCCACACAGCTCCAGGGGCACATGGGCACCCATGGCAACAGCCAGGGTGCCCCGAGCCCCATCACCTCTAATGTGGCttccagcagctctgtgtcCCTCAGCAACATGGTGTCAGCACCCACCGTGTACGTCACTGGCAACACGGTGGTGGACCTGCTTGTCACAGACTGCTCGAGCATTGCAGCGCCACAGTCCCACAGTTAG
- the mazb gene encoding myc-associated zinc finger protein isoform X2 → MDAAWSNFLFQHTPTQNQVEGSLQSELMQVHASSPQTPPTEHIAQPPSTVDTAALNEDPLPVKPVSRPARVPHICAICNKQFKNNYNLRRHQSVHTGVRMKDRAREQAEGAKEGAAGQVAVSAPSVMAVGAGGRAERPTVPLSLLHLSAPPPLAPPGVLVGAQQPPLGSRDGEGVAMPNVMASVNPHAPPPAAVVMATGATVQRPTNPNPNPVRKNHACETCGKAFRDVYHLNRHRLSHSDEKPFSCPICQQRFKRKDRMSHHVRSHQGGVEKPYVCPHCGKAFSRPDHLNSHVRQTCESSFATKDRLRAHMIRHEEKVPCHVCGKLLSAAYITDHMRVHNQSQHHVCHLCNRSFTTLTYLRVHAQKHHGQEWKDSPGGFGGTASGGILVCHLCGVHCKTPTQLQGHMGTHGNSQGAPSPITSNVASSSSVSLSNMVSAPTVYVTGNTVVDLLVTDCSSIAAPQSHS, encoded by the exons ATGGATGCTGCTTGGAGCAATTTTCTCTTCCAG CATACTCCCACCCAAAACCAAGTGGAGGGGAGCCTCCAATCAGAGCTCATGCAAGTGCATGCGAGTTCTCCCCAAACCCCACCCACAGAGCACATAGCACAGCCTCCTTCGACTGTGGACACTGCTGCCCTCAATGAGGACCCCCTGCCCG TGAAACCTGTGTCTCGTCCGGCCCGCGTGCCCCACATCTGTGCCATATGCAACAAGCAGTTCAAGAACAACTACAACCTGCGGCGGCACCAGTCGGTCCACACTGGGGTACGCATGAAGGACAGGGCCAGAGAGCAGGCGGAGGGGGCAAAGGAGGGAGCGGCCGGCCAGGTGGCGGTGTCTGCCCCGTCGGTGATGGCGGTGGGGGCCGGAGGGAGGGCGGAGAGGCCCACTGTTCCCCTCTCCCTGCTACACCTCTCCGCGCCTCCCCCTCTCGCCCCTCCCGGCGTGCTGGTGGGTGCACAGCAGCCTCCCCTGGGTAGTCGGGATGGTGAAGGGGTTGCCATGCCAAACGTAATGGCTAGTGTTAACCCCCATGcgccgcctcctgctgctgtcgtcATGGCCACAGGGGCGACAGTACAG CGGCCCACAAATCCCAACCCAAACCCGGTGAGGAAGAACCACGCCTGCGAGACGTGTGGGAAGGCCTTCCGCGACGTTTACCACCTCAACCGCCACCGCCTGTCCCACTCGGACGAGAAGCCGTTCTCCTGTCCCATCTGCCAGCAGCGCTTCAAGAGGAAGGACCGCATGAGCCACCACGTGCGCTCCCACCAGGGCGGCGTGGAGAAACCCTACGTCTGCCCCCACTGTGGCAAGGCTTTCTCCAG GCCCGACCATCTCAACAGTCACGTCAGACAG ACCTGTGAGTCCAGCTTCGCCACGAAGGATCGTTTGCGTGCGCATATGATTCGCCACGAGGAGAAGGTCCCCTGCCACGTCTGTGGGAAGCTCCTGTCTGCTGCCTACATCACGGATCACATGAGGGTGCACAACCAGTCGCAGCACCACGTCTGCCATCTCTGTAACCGCA GCTTCACCACACTGACGTACCTTCGTGTCCATGCCCAGAAGCACCACGGCCAGGAGTGGAAGGACAGTCCGGGGGGCTTTGGCGGCACAGCCTCTGGTGGCATACTCGTCTGCCATTTGTGTGGCGTCCACTGCAAGACACCCACACAGCTCCAGGGGCACATGGGCACCCATGGCAACAGCCAGGGTGCCCCGAGCCCCATCACCTCTAATGTGGCttccagcagctctgtgtcCCTCAGCAACATGGTGTCAGCACCCACCGTGTACGTCACTGGCAACACGGTGGTGGACCTGCTTGTCACAGACTGCTCGAGCATTGCAGCGCCACAGTCCCACAGTTAG
- the mazb gene encoding myc-associated zinc finger protein isoform X1 — protein MDAAWSNFLFQHTPTQNQVEGSLQSELMQVHASSPQTPPTEHIAQPPSTVDTAALNEDPLPVKPVSRPARVPHICAICNKQFKNNYNLRRHQSVHTGVRMKDRAREQAEGAKEGAAGQVAVSAPSVMAVGAGGRAERPTVPLSLLHLSAPPPLAPPGVLVGAQQPPLGSRDGEGVAMPNVMASVNPHAPPPAAVVMATGATVQRPTNPNPNPVRKNHACETCGKAFRDVYHLNRHRLSHSDEKPFSCPICQQRFKRKDRMSHHVRSHQGGVEKPYVCPHCGKAFSRPDHLNSHVRQVHSSERPFKCPTCESSFATKDRLRAHMIRHEEKVPCHVCGKLLSAAYITDHMRVHNQSQHHVCHLCNRSFTTLTYLRVHAQKHHGQEWKDSPGGFGGTASGGILVCHLCGVHCKTPTQLQGHMGTHGNSQGAPSPITSNVASSSSVSLSNMVSAPTVYVTGNTVVDLLVTDCSSIAAPQSHS, from the exons ATGGATGCTGCTTGGAGCAATTTTCTCTTCCAG CATACTCCCACCCAAAACCAAGTGGAGGGGAGCCTCCAATCAGAGCTCATGCAAGTGCATGCGAGTTCTCCCCAAACCCCACCCACAGAGCACATAGCACAGCCTCCTTCGACTGTGGACACTGCTGCCCTCAATGAGGACCCCCTGCCCG TGAAACCTGTGTCTCGTCCGGCCCGCGTGCCCCACATCTGTGCCATATGCAACAAGCAGTTCAAGAACAACTACAACCTGCGGCGGCACCAGTCGGTCCACACTGGGGTACGCATGAAGGACAGGGCCAGAGAGCAGGCGGAGGGGGCAAAGGAGGGAGCGGCCGGCCAGGTGGCGGTGTCTGCCCCGTCGGTGATGGCGGTGGGGGCCGGAGGGAGGGCGGAGAGGCCCACTGTTCCCCTCTCCCTGCTACACCTCTCCGCGCCTCCCCCTCTCGCCCCTCCCGGCGTGCTGGTGGGTGCACAGCAGCCTCCCCTGGGTAGTCGGGATGGTGAAGGGGTTGCCATGCCAAACGTAATGGCTAGTGTTAACCCCCATGcgccgcctcctgctgctgtcgtcATGGCCACAGGGGCGACAGTACAG CGGCCCACAAATCCCAACCCAAACCCGGTGAGGAAGAACCACGCCTGCGAGACGTGTGGGAAGGCCTTCCGCGACGTTTACCACCTCAACCGCCACCGCCTGTCCCACTCGGACGAGAAGCCGTTCTCCTGTCCCATCTGCCAGCAGCGCTTCAAGAGGAAGGACCGCATGAGCCACCACGTGCGCTCCCACCAGGGCGGCGTGGAGAAACCCTACGTCTGCCCCCACTGTGGCAAGGCTTTCTCCAG GCCCGACCATCTCAACAGTCACGTCAGACAGGTGCACTCCTCAGAGCGACCTTTCAAATGCCCA ACCTGTGAGTCCAGCTTCGCCACGAAGGATCGTTTGCGTGCGCATATGATTCGCCACGAGGAGAAGGTCCCCTGCCACGTCTGTGGGAAGCTCCTGTCTGCTGCCTACATCACGGATCACATGAGGGTGCACAACCAGTCGCAGCACCACGTCTGCCATCTCTGTAACCGCA GCTTCACCACACTGACGTACCTTCGTGTCCATGCCCAGAAGCACCACGGCCAGGAGTGGAAGGACAGTCCGGGGGGCTTTGGCGGCACAGCCTCTGGTGGCATACTCGTCTGCCATTTGTGTGGCGTCCACTGCAAGACACCCACACAGCTCCAGGGGCACATGGGCACCCATGGCAACAGCCAGGGTGCCCCGAGCCCCATCACCTCTAATGTGGCttccagcagctctgtgtcCCTCAGCAACATGGTGTCAGCACCCACCGTGTACGTCACTGGCAACACGGTGGTGGACCTGCTTGTCACAGACTGCTCGAGCATTGCAGCGCCACAGTCCCACAGTTAG